GGCGAGCCGGCTTTTGTCAAGTTCTCTCAGTGGGCTTTTCAGGCAATACAAGTTAtttctttataaaaatattgattGTGCGAAGTGAACAATTGAACATAACTCTTAGACTATTTGCTGACCAAACAATGACGTTTCGTTTTCAGACGGGACCGATTTGCTATTTGCGGTTTTTCAGACAACGAGTCGTCGTGATTTCAGACGCAAGGGTTGCTCAACGTTTGTGTGTCCATCAGGCGGACAAATTCACCGAACGGCCGCCGGGACTATTCTTAGCACGagtattaaaaaacaaaggtAAATTATACTGTGCTCTAGgctatagtaaaaaaattgttatatcTTTATTATACTTGACGTATTTCGATTTACCAGGAATTGTGTTCAATGATGGGCCGTCGTGGAAGGAACATCGAACATTTCTGACTCACGAATTTCGCAAGTATGGATTTGGAAAACAATCAATGGAGCAGAGAATTCAATATGTGGTTGATGAATATCTTCATCAAATTGGTGTAAGTCTTCATACATTTATGCTGaaagattaattaaatttctacGGGTTCATTTAGAAAACGAACGGTGAAAATCACGATCCGCATCCGAACATTGCGACGGCAGTGTACAACATCATTTGGACCATCATCAGCGGCGATAAATTTAAATGGGGCGATCCATTTTTGCAAAAAGTCATTAAAAACCTTGAAACAAATTTGCAGGCTGTCGAGCTCACCGGACCCCATAACTACGTCATCATACTCACGTAAATTCTAATTTGAATATAATTTAATAGTGTATAacaaatcaaacataaaaaaaaaattctgatgcAGCCTGTGGCATTTAATATGGCACAACTGTGTGCGCTTGTGGCTCATCGTCTCGACGAGAATGGTATACTTTAAACAACTCATCGGCAAGTTCAGGAAGTACAGAGAGGAAACTTCAAGCTCGGAAGTGGAAGAATCCATGATGTACGACTACCTGGTTAAAATGCAAGAATTAAAAAGCAGTGGAACGTCGACTCACTTTACCGGTGAGACAACAACATCCACTTAAGTCACGTTTGGTTATCGGCAACATTTTTCAGGGTTGTGAATTCTCGTATATACAGAGACGCAACTCCTTTGGTTGGTCTCCGATTTGTTTATCGCCGGCGGAGAGACGACCATCACAACCATTCGCTGGATACTCCTGTGTTTGGCCAAGTATCCTCAAGGCCAGGAACGTGTTCGACAGGAAATTATCAACGCCTTCGGTCGGGACTCGACGCCAACGTAATTCGCTTTCCTTGAATTACcctgaaatgtttttgttttttgaatgttttaactttattatttatttctggaTAGGTATGCTCAGCGAACACAGTTACCTTACACTGAGGCTTTTATTAATGAGGTCCTTCGTTTGGGTGGCGTCGCTCCGGGAATGTGGCGCAATACCAGTCAAGATGCAACATACGAAGTTGTTATTCGACAATTCCTTTTATAAATCAACTATCGAGACTtaagttaattttaatttcagaaTTACGATATTCCAAAAGACACGTGGGTTTTACTCCATTTTTGGGCCATGAGTAATAACAAGGATCAATGGGACGAAGTAAAAGAATTCCAGCCGGAAAGATTTCTAAATGACGAAGGAATGTtctgtaaaaatgaaaatcttttAGCATTCTCCACAGGTATTATTGAACTGGTTACAACAATTTCTAACTTTCTATTTACCTACTTTGGCATCCGCTGTTTACTTGTTTAGGCAGGAGAGAATGTCCTGGGCAAGGGCTGGCACAGATGGAACTATTCCTTTTTACTGTTGGAATCCTGCAAAAGTTTAAAGTAGCACTGCCAGCCGGTGAGGATGTCGACATCAGAAGTGGACATTTTGGAGTAACCTACACGCCGCCACTTCATCATCTAGAATTCATTCCTGTGTAGGATTTCATTTTCGTTGATAAAAGTCATTCGATTTTATAATCGATAAAATGGAGAAGAACTATCCATTTTTATCCtagcctctttcttttttatccaaattcaaatttctgaGTTTATATGGTAGAAttacttatctttttttagttttgtataGAAATGTCCTTGACATTTGATTTTGGGGGCGGAAAGAAAAGCTGGGTAAAAGGGATGAGTGCTCAAAATTTACTATCCTATACCAGTATACCTGACCAGTACCTCAAATCGTTTGAAACGTTTTACCTGAAAATTCTTtagacaaaaatggaaaataggaaaattttCTCTTGGTTATACTCAGTTCCGCCAATTTTGTGGAAGTGGTTATGGGAGAATAGCAATATACAGGAACcctaaatcaattaaatcttAATTCGGTACCGATTGTTTGAAACAATAACATCACTAACCTCGCAAATAGCCTCCCCTCTCCCCAATTGTGTGCCCTtattgagaaaataaaatttcatttgacaaGGAAATGTTTGGAAAATATCACTGGAAGTGATTATAGTTGTTTATTCAAGATCTCTTTCTACAAAAACCGGTTATTCTGGAatccaattttgaaaaaaaaattcgcgcAAATTGTTTTGATGACAGACCCCCCACCACCCCAATCCAAATCGTGATTATGACTAATAAGGTTTACGCCCAACTCTGGTACGATTTTTAGCACAAATCCAGAATCCGTACGATTGGTACGATGCCCTTGGGGCGTACGTCCAAAGTGTTTGACCGTGAGCTTGGCAAATCTTCTCCGCTTCAGATCGGTCGGTTTCCTGTATAATCAAAGTTAATTCGTCACCAATCGTATTTTGTAAGGCTGTAATAAAACGGGAATTTTTATTCCTACCCCGGTGGAATCGTTGCACTGCAACCACCCGGAGGTTTTGCCAGCCTCGCACAAGACGCTGGAAATTTGGGCTATCGCTGCCTTATTAATTTCTTCATATTCAATCACATTGTCCTCAGTGATGACGTCGTTTGGTGCGGCAAGGAAGCGTTTGTGACCCAgcaaattcttctcaaactTTGATATAATTGAATACCAAATAACTTTCGTTAATAAAACTGCGCTTTTGCATCTATTAGCATtctataatttaatttatgaaaATAGGAAAGAGATTTAGTTACCTGGCGGAAAATGTGTAGAGACCTGTCGGCTGGCTCCACAGAAGGCCGTTCAAAGTATTCGTGGATGGGTGACGTGTCGGCATTGAATACCAGAAACAAACAGAGAATCAACGCGATAAGTGAGCGcatctttgaaaaatttgaaacacaaaacaacagAATAAACGAAAAATCCCTGGTTACTGGGAAAATAGGGATCAGAAAATTTGTCTTGAATGGAAGACGTTCGCCCGTCAAATGAGAATTCTAATGTGAGGGCCTTCGGTTTGAAAGTGTTCGTATTAAAACAAGAATTAAGTACCCTGGTCCTTGGGTATAC
The sequence above is drawn from the Daphnia pulicaria isolate SC F1-1A chromosome 1, SC_F0-13Bv2, whole genome shotgun sequence genome and encodes:
- the LOC124320327 gene encoding cytochrome P450 2U1-like isoform X2; the encoded protein is MADIFGTAAVGFLVTIIYYCWRQNRKTYRLPPGPKQNLIFGNLMELIHSTFIQGEPAFVKFSQWAFQTGPICYLRFFRQRVVVISDARVAQRLCVHQADKFTERPPGLFLARVLKNKGIVFNDGPSWKEHRTFLTHEFRKYGFGKQSMEQRIQYVVDEYLHQIGKTNGENHDPHPNIATAVYNIIWTIISGDKFKWGDPFLQKVIKNLETNLQAVELTGPHNYVIILTLWHLIWHNCVRLWLIVSTRMVYFKQLIGKFRKYREETSSSEVEESMMYDYLVKMQELKSSGTSTHFTETQLLWLVSDLFIAGGETTITTIRWILLCLAKYPQGQERVRQEIINAFGRDSTPTYAQRTQLPYTEAFINEVLRLGGVAPGMWRNTSQDATYENYDIPKDTWVLLHFWAMSNNKDQWDEVKEFQPERFLNDEGMFCKNENLLAFSTGRRECPGQGLAQMELFLFTVGILQKFKVALPAGEDVDIRSGHFGVTYTPPLHHLEFIPV
- the LOC124320450 gene encoding uncharacterized protein LOC124320450, with product MRSLIALILCLFLVFNADTSPIHEYFERPSVEPADRSLHIFRQFEKNLLGHKRFLAAPNDVITEDNVIEYEEINKAAIAQISSVLCEAGKTSGWLQCNDSTGETDRSEAEKICQAHGQTLWTYAPRASYQSYGFWICAKNRTRVGRKPY